The genomic stretch CCGACGTTTTCAAAATAGATATCCACCCCTTTGAAACAGGCCAGGGCCAATTCTTCGGCAAAATCTGCGCTCTTGTGGTCGATACAGGCGTCAAAACCCAGTTCATCCACCACGTAGCGGCACTTGTCCGCGCCGCCCGCGATGCCGACCACCCGCAGGCCCTTGAGCTTGGCCACCTGGCCGACCACCGAGCCCACGGCGCCGGAGGCTGCCGCAACCACCAGGGTTTCCCCGGCCCTGGGCTGGCCGATGTCCATCAGCCCCATGTAGGCCGTCATGCCGGGCATGCCCAGCACACCAAGGGCCATGGACGGGCTTGGCAGGCCCTTGGGCACCGGGATCAGGTTGCGCCCATCGCTGATGCTATGGCTTTGCCAGCCAGTGGCGCCGACCACCAGGTCACCCACTTCGAACTTGGGGTTGCGCGACTGTTCGATACGGCTCACAGCACCGCCAGTCATCACCTCGCCGATTTCCACTGGCGCCGCGTAGGACGGCGCATCACTCATGCGCCCCCGCATGTAGGGGTCCAGGGACAGGAACAGGGTCTTGAGCAGGACCTGGCCGTCTGCCAGGTCCGGCAGCGCCACACGCTCCAGGCGGAAATTTTCCGGCACGGGCGCACCGTGTGGGCGGGATACCAGGACAATGCGCTGGTTAAGGGTCATGGCTTGGGTCATCAGCGAGGCTCCTTTATATCGGTGATTGAATTCAGCGGTATAGGGTGCAGACAACTGTTGCAATGCAGGCGTTCGATTGTGCCCGACACAAACAAAAATGCCAGGCACAAGGCCTGGCATTTTCAGTTTCACGCTAGCCGCGTCAGAACGGCAGCTTCATGCCCGGTGGCAGTTGCATGCCCGCGGTCATGCCGGACATTTTGTCCTGGCTGTTGGCTTCGATCTTGCGCACGGCGTCGTTGACGGCCGCGGCGAACAGGGCTTCGAGCATTTCCAGGTCGTCTTCGCCGACGCCCGGCAATACGCTTGGGTCGATGCTCACGCGCTTGATGTCGTGACGACCGGTCATCACCACGCTGACCATATCGCCACCGGCTTTACCGGTGACTTCGGCGTTGGCCAGCTCTTCCTGCATCTTGGCCATTTTTTCTTGCATCTGCTGCGCCTGCTTCATCAGGCCGGCCATGCCACCTTTCATCATGGGAATCACCTCAAAAGTACGTGGATCAATACGGCGCCGAACCTACGGGCACGGCGCCTTCAATTATCAGCCCGCTGCAGCCTGGGCTTCGACGGGCTCAATAGTATCGTGGCGCACCACCGCGCCAAACTGCTCCATCATCTGCTGGATGAGTGGATCGGCGTGGATCGACTCCTCGGCCTCACGCTGGCGGTTGAGACGGCGACGGGTCGCGGCCTGGGCCGGGGTTTCCTGCTCGGGCTTGATCAGCTCGATGGTCACCGTCAGGGTGCGTTCGTGGAACTGGTTCAGGGCATCGTTGAGCCGGCGCTGCTGAGTCGCATTGAACAGGGCACTGTGGGCCGGGTCCAGGTGCAACAGCCAGTGATCACCCTCGACTGCGATCAGCGTGCAGTTGGCTGCGATGCTCCCGGTCATGCCGGAGATCGACAATTTCGGGAACAGCTCCAGCCATTGCAGGGCCAGGCCGGTGGCCGGCATCGCGGCCGGTTCCGCCTCGGGCTCGGGCGCAGGCTCGGCGGTGTGCTCGCTGGCGAGATCGTCCAGGTAGCTATAGGCCGAATCCATGTCCGGCTCGATGTAATCTTCGTCCAGCGGCGGCTCGTCATCCAGGTCGATGCCGGGGGTGGCCGCATCCACTTCAGCCATGGTCGGCTCGGGCACGGGGGCCGAGACCCATTCCGGCGCGTCCGGCACCACGCTGTCGGGGGTCGGCGTCGGCATCGGCGTCAACTCAGGCTGCTCGCCGGTGGTTTCCAGCACCGGTTCGACCGCAGGTGCCAGCTCGGCCGCGGCCTCTGCCGGGTCGTTCCACGGCAGATCGACCACAGGCGCGGGCTCAGGCTCGGCAACCGGCTCCGGCGCTGCCACAGGTGCCACAGGCTCATCGGCGACTGGAGCGGGCGTGGCTGTCACAGGTTCCGGCGCAATCACTGGCGCGACGACCGCCGCGCCAGCCACTGGTTTGGCGGAATCAACTGTGGCCTGGCTGATTCCCACTGGCTTTAGCGGCTGTCTCGGCGCGTCGGCGGTGTCTGCCGGGCGGAACGCCAGCA from Pseudomonas fluorescens encodes the following:
- a CDS encoding YbaB/EbfC family nucleoid-associated protein, with amino-acid sequence MMKGGMAGLMKQAQQMQEKMAKMQEELANAEVTGKAGGDMVSVVMTGRHDIKRVSIDPSVLPGVGEDDLEMLEALFAAAVNDAVRKIEANSQDKMSGMTAGMQLPPGMKLPF
- a CDS encoding NADP-dependent oxidoreductase; this encodes MTQAMTLNQRIVLVSRPHGAPVPENFRLERVALPDLADGQVLLKTLFLSLDPYMRGRMSDAPSYAAPVEIGEVMTGGAVSRIEQSRNPKFEVGDLVVGATGWQSHSISDGRNLIPVPKGLPSPSMALGVLGMPGMTAYMGLMDIGQPRAGETLVVAAASGAVGSVVGQVAKLKGLRVVGIAGGADKCRYVVDELGFDACIDHKSADFAEELALACFKGVDIYFENVGGKVFDAVLPLLNAKARIPLCGLIAGYNAHEAPTGPDRLPTLQRTLLTKRVRIQGFIVFDDYGDRHPEFISAMAPWVREGKVKFREDVVDGLEQAPEAFIGLLEGRNFGKLVVRI